The following proteins are encoded in a genomic region of Notolabrus celidotus isolate fNotCel1 chromosome 19, fNotCel1.pri, whole genome shotgun sequence:
- the cdk5rap2 gene encoding CDK5 regulatory subunit-associated protein 2 isoform X1, which translates to MDSVVGDDLTLPVDINGSCRLPDSMNAGDFSTDSMTAPSFPEKMSPIKALTMKDYENQITALKKENFNLKLRIYFMEERMQQKCDDSTEDIFKTNIELKVELESMKRELAEKQELLVSASKALESLAGRESGEPQRVREQAQRDIDALRDAFSKRIADLEESLQTAEEEVEKMATIAEQEKLKSLNMERQIQALGPPCTFPPVPSPVQDLQQALQEKDRIIEQLTITVQNQEAVMQQRKGADQETDAPSAERLQQLSDLVTKKDQELEALRNKLQEEKDRTTPDHQKQSDFGRLESCNSLLTEEIIQAKGTIENLSRTLDETQTQNKSLLRKLEDKENELNTENKNTLKRDKTIQGLTQVLREKEKEIAELCHDIEDRDDALAKARETAHKAQLQKYQGAEEHQNLLMERQTELAQLQGEHHSKVLETQKLQRGLDRKDQELADLQQAKEQLEVELEDMQQQKKKGDKALNDLNNQLKKLSGEIGERESALEQQYQDLLDQTKRKLQSHESTIQRLTTTLADKEQQLQEYINMVRDMEQSKSTEGKDSVLSKLRQRLREKEKALEQALDEKFAAVEEKDNEIHQLQLSLRERERDLDRLNNLLSHNEETINSFDCLIKEKDVELQHLANTLKNLQRSKQEAEDNLNRSLREKDSIISQLQLSLEGKTKDMEDMANSMLSQSQTHAHDLAEQMGQRLKVTEAMLAEAQKARERLIADNESAVEGLLATISSKDKLLKESAEHYNRMLSERTQEIQELRKQLSDCQQQLAAAERQSTTTAQEGHLETAELRALLTDKDSLINKLLQRGQERDQYLAETRQKEDHVLELRQTIQIMQEKLDERDAELDRRNSEDNTENIPLPKKTIVVLKKELAQKTEALNKALKRENELKISLAELQSLLSEREGRNEGQAANIESLTATLKTKDEIINVLHQRLGQRGDSRADHTQDQVISSGMERSLPGLPQRERTMIGGDSQQEAFPNLIALQQEHNALNKALRAEQQLYSSLVRTVKEQDSAQRLHALQLELTAVQLLRQQLEDSIKSNEELRDDLEREIHRAKVREGLDLSDPKELESVRHQLEDAQRWNASLQARLGAIQNRGGGVGGANDGGETLSFIGDQTSYLSICMGEGQDDSLSQLSAQELRQKVLELQDGISTLQTLNTELQNRLSPSEKSDYNKEVKDVASSSPSKQQLEKTQETRPVTRRTKTHQCGQDKESQTDIRLGQMVSGRLLDDTSMINQSREHTQSGKHTLHTVDSESRERTTDIMALTSLLADTGVTSVSHLREELLRLRAEIVELRGLLKEQKSTESKERASTDASGNSSDGQAELRKSMETLQAETEARSKLMSQPTEERERNSYNMPDGESPVSSSEGAQSPQTKGQTHNRSGKMHVTKHGAGVKSRLPVPVKLRVEGSSSRQSVHSDHLRTDALQHLHEDDVHGSEQHLHTDSDSSLRGYTCGSSQVETDNVSEAETTRDHTPANSALLTQLELLHQECQEKEALIHKLSEQLAEWEELDARLQEKDSLNRQYVEALQAAESTIAYLTACSLDSQGGFGTHAAGLCAGSGSGGSDAALHSKCMDLQTALELKEELNSKLIDLLSMAEKAISQSKSHDPENTDLCSQIETALQQAKSSSRRQSLRGVSGSTDDSMQELQRHVDCLQEALLEQNRRNAELQEKLRAADAAATNSYNSSSVEDQSSESKKDKGSKRSSDDVSLNQEMTKVLRNCLSAAESTIASLAANCRSTSSFASGRSSQSSSELQIHLEKLQKALEERKQLEEPTQLTYKPISNLPASSSGTKGEHHQDLHNNICLLLKVLGDQHQRISELQASLQEERGRKEDSKVQAVQGMLQDVKGLPPNVQLQLETLHKALREKKKACRSLEEKLASALSHTPSPDTTRRALEQDDKGVQVDFQDLGYETSGKSENDREESSSTDLEVGVKPSCSASSLPSLLKHEQANYSSTDNLDSTSSTPYPSSPAFSSAKVSLKGLQVYDEYGVSEDPHQLQGQVKELKVQLETQTKLILQMQSLLRRNSLCSDQVANTPDQVTLRDQEGTHRDNHGQDRGYRSGQPGEKKEGENQALKDKTSHLNVEVEGEKMQSRRLSDQLQQTRSRSTSPARLDSLVQSQARELSQLRQQIKESRRLGSMQRRQLEELNKAFRELLQTNKVDYYMGEVVKEQLDKSLGILDRLEGRLDKGDSHLDNEDVAALELSRRLAKELQEKNRVIQSLQSQLRGQSPSSHHSSHSDLYSDRNSSSSCYSSPTTQGGSRTHSLGQRPLADWTGSTVRPVGGAQEEGGVSEAGRLQGLHREKGRLQEQLRDSEELNATLRSELDLHRSIMAQTSFHHQEQDHKQDQDRAGPLVDSPKQDGDVGSQKKSADDSRTMNSDLLAEHLQEIRALRLRLEESIRTNDLLREQLEKRLAEVEKDPAATNIFIQGNEEQGQLANEMRYLWGQNQALKEQLSMGSRDKQKENEKLRESLARRTAKLEQSRKECDILRQENSRLQERLELNNQENAALQDSLHYSKEELHRLQIEVKLQRQQLSDSQHLLQSLRVELQVYEKIKTDARKQNESSEAAQDPMSVPPSSGPLDLSELLQEIRHLRLQLERSIQTNTALRQRLEEQLLRGPNRSETININYLLSSPEEGGRSPGREGCDPHSLQGHTEHTGVLHGERLRAHSDGGSLSSSSSESVSGAPSRLVPGHRMWANRTGRHVLGLIEDYNALRKQISEGRKLSRNMEAQLQECLHAVRQQGSDNKVMEQQHLKSLCGSVNTMQQVLDEAGRLLKLVWRVSLPASPAAGDGSNNQQDELLKNEIARLKSRLSQQERMLSGAVKRLRSTNQLKEGMERVIIDQLYVTHGVLKKARGNLEEVPVSGL; encoded by the exons aaGCAGAGTGACTTTGGCAGACTTGAGTCCTGCAATTCGCTCCTGACTGAAGAGATCATTCAAGCAAAAGGCACCATTGAGAACCTCAGCAGAACACTGGATGAAACCCAGACTCAAAACAAG AGCTTGTTAAGAAAGTTGGAGGACAAGGAGAACGAACTCAACactgagaataaaaacactctgaAGCGAGACAAAACCATCCAGGGGCTTACTCAGGTGCTCcgagaaaaggagaaagag ATTGCAGAGCTGTGTCATGACATCGAGGACAGGGATGATGCTTTGGCCAAGGCAAGAGAGACAGCACATAAAGCCCAGCTACAGAAATACCAG GGAGCAGAAGAACACCAGAATCTTTTAATGGAAAGGCAAACAGAGCTGGCTCAACTCCAGGGAGAACATCACTCCAAGGTGCTTGAAACTCAGAAACTGCAGCGTGGACTGGACAGGAAGGATCAAGAGCTGGCTGACTTGCAGCAGGCAAAAGAGCAGCTGGAGGTGGAGCTTGAGGACATgcaacagcagaagaagaagggagacaAGGCCCTGAAT GATCTGAATAATCAGCTCAAAAAACTGAGCGGTGAgattggagagagggagagtgctCTGGAGCAGCAGTACCaggacctgctggatcagaccAAAAGAAAACTGCAGTCCCACGAGTCCACAATCCAGCGGCTCACAACCACTCTGGCTGATAAAGAGCAGCAGCTACAG GAGTACATCAACATGGTGAGAGATATGGAGCAAAGCAAAAGCACAGAAGGGAAGGATAGTGTGCTGTCCAAGCTGCGGCAAaggctgagagagaaagagaaagctcTGGAG CAAGCGCTGGATGAGAAGTTTGCTGCCGTTGAGGAGAAAGATAATGAGATACACCAGCTGCAGCTGTCTCtgagggagagggaaagagacCTGGATAGGCTCAATAACTTGCTCTCTCACAACGAGGAAACCATCAAT aGTTTTGACTGTCTGATCAAGGAGAAAGACGTAGAGCTGCAGCATCTTGCAAACACCCTGAAGAACCTGCAGAGATCCAAGCAAGAAGCAGAAGACAACCTGAACAGATCGCTGAGGGAGAAGGACTCCATCATCAGCcagctccagctctctctgGAGGGCAAGACAAAAGATATGGAG gatatgGCTAACTCCATGCTAAGCCAGTCGCAGACTCATGCACATGACCTCGCCGAACAGATGGGCCAGAGGTTAAAGGTTACAGAGGCGATGCTGGCTGAGGCTCAGAAGGCCAGAGAGAGGCTGATAGCTGACAATGAGAGTGCTGTGGAGGGGCTGTTAGCTACAatcagcagcaaggacaaactcctAAAG GAGTCTGCAGAGCACTACAACCGCATGCTGTCTGAGCGTACACAAGAGATCCAGGAGCTGAGGAAGCAGCTGTCTGACTGTCAGCAGCAGCTCGCCGCTGCTGAGAGGCAGAGCACCACAACAGCCCAGGAGGGACATTTAGagactgcagagctcagagcaCTGCTCACTGACAAAGACAGCCTCATCAAT AAGCTGCTGCAGCGTGGTCAGGAGAGGGATCAGTATCTGGCAGAGACGAGGCAGAAGGAGGATCACGTGTTGGAGCTTAGACAGACGATTCAGATCATGCAGGAGAAGTTGGACGAGAGGGATG CAGAGCTCGACAGGAGGAACAGCGAGGATAATACAGAGAATATTCCTCTTCCCAAGAAGACAATTGTTGTCCTGAAGAAGGAGCTGGCTCAGAAAACTGAGGCTCTGAACAAAGCACTGAAGAGGGAGAATGAGCTGAAG ATTTCTTTGGCTGAGCTGCAGTCACTGCTGTCAGAGCGAGAGGGCCGCAATGAGGGTCAGGCTGCTAATATTGAATCCCTGACTGCCACTCTGAAGACCAAGGATGAGATCATCAAT GTTCTCCACCAGCGGCTCGGTCAGAGAGGGGACAGTCGGGCGGATCATACTCAGGATCAGGTCATCAGTTCTGGCATGGAGAGATCACTCCCAGGActccctcagagagagagaaccatGATCGGTGGAGACAGCCAGCAAGAA GCTTTTCCCAACCTGATAGCACTGCAACAGGAACATAACGCTCTGAACAAAGCCCTGAGAGCCGAACAGCAGCTCTACTCCAGCCTGGTCAGGACTGTGAAGGAGCAGGACAG TGCTCAGCGTCTCCATGCTCTGCAGCTGGAGCTGACCGCTGTGCAGCTCCTCAGGCAGCAGCTTGAGGACAGCATCAAAAGTAACGAGGAGCTGAGGGACGActtggagagagagatacacaGAGCCAAAGTCAGAGAAG GTCTGGACCTGAGTGATCCTAAAGAACTGGAGAGTGTGAGACACCAGCTGGAAGATGCACAGCGCTGGAATGCCTCCCTGCAGGCTCGCTTAGGAGCCATACAGAACCGAGGAGGAGGCGTTGGTGGGGCCAATGATGGCG GTGAGACTTTGAGTTTCATTGGAGATCAGACTTCCTACTTGAGCATCTGCATGGGTGAGGGGCAGGATGACAGCTTGTCTCAACTCTCTGCGCAGGAGCTCAGGCAGAAG GTGCTGGAGCTGCAGGACGGCATCAGCACACTGCAGACGTTGAACACCGAGCTGCAAAACCGATTATCACCATCAGAGAAGTCGGACTACAACAAAGAAGTCAAAGACGTGGCCAGCAGTAGCCCCTCCAAACAG CAGCTCGAGAAGACGCAGGAGACGCGGCCTGTGACTCGCAGGACGAAGACTCATCAGTGTGGTCAAGACAAAGAGAGTCAGACGGACATCAGGCTAGGACAG ATGGTGTCTGGAAGGCTGTTGGATGATACGAGTATGATAAACCAGAGTAGAGAGCACACTCAGTCTGGCAAACACACCTTGCACACTGTAGACTCAGAGTCCAGAGAGAGGACCACAGACATAATGGCACTTACATCTCTGCTGGCTGATACCGGGGTCACATCTGTCTCACACCTTAG agaggagctgctcaGACTCCGGGCAGAAATCGTGGAGCTGCGGGGTCTCCTGAAAGAGCAGAAATCTACCGAGAGTAAAGAGAGAGCCAGCACCGACGCCTCAGGGAACAGCAGCGACGGACAAGCGGAGTTACGAAAGAGCATGGAAACTCTTCAAGCTGAGACAGAGGCTCGCTCGAAGCTCATGTCTCAgccaacagaggagagagagagaaactcttATAACATGCCAGATGGGGAGAGCCCTGTCAGCTCCTCAGAGGGGGCGCAGAGTCCACAAACTAAAGGccaaacacacaacaggagTGGGAAGATGCATGTTACAAAACATGGG GCTGGAGTGAAATCTCGTCTCCCAGTCCCTGTGAAGCTCAGAGTGGaggggagcagcagcagacagtctGTACACTCTGACCATCTGAGAACTGATGCACTTCAACACCTTCATGAGGATGATGTACATGGCTCTGAGCAACATCTGCACACAGACTCTGACTCTTCGTTACGGGGGTACACGTGTGGCAGCAGCCAGGTGGAGACGGACAACGTCTCTGAAGCAGAAACAACAAGGGACCACACCCCAGCCAACTCTGCCCTTCTCACTCAGCTGGAGCTGCTCCACCAGGAGTGCCAGGAGAAGGAGGCTCTGATCCACAAGCTCAGCGAGCAGCTCGCAGAGTGGGAGGAGCTCGACGCTCGGCTCCAGGAAAAGGACTCACTCAATCGGCAGTACGTGGAGGCCTTACAGGCTGCAGAATCCACCATCGCATACCTGACTGCCTGCAGTCTGGACAGCCAGGGAGGGTTTGGGACGCATGCTGCTGGTTTGTGTGCAGGTTCTGGCTCTGGGGGCTCAGATGCAGCCCTTCACAGCAAGTGCATGGACCTGCAAACTGCACTAGAGCTGAAGGAGGAGCTAAACAGCAAGCTCATAGATCTTCTGAGTATGGCAGAGAAAGCCATCAGCCAAAGTAAGAGCCATGATCcagaaaacactgatttatGTTCACAGATAGAGACGGCCTTGCAGCAGGCGAAGAGTTCTTCAAGAAGACAGAGCCTTAGAGGTGTCTCTGGAAGCACAGATGACTCCATGCAGGAGCTGCAGCGACACGTGGACTGTTTGCAGGAGGCACTATTGGAGCAGAACAGACGTAATGCAGAGCTGCAAGAAAAACTGAGAGCTGCAGATGCTGCGGctacaaacagctacaacagcaGCAGCGTGGAAGACCAGAGTTCAGAATCCAAAAAGGACAAAGGGTCAAAGAGAAGTTCTGATGATGTCAGCTTAAATCAGGAGATGACTAAAGTTCTTAGAAACTGCCTGAGTGCTGCGGAGTCTACGATTGCCTCTCTGGCAGCAAACTGTAGAAGTACTAGCTCCTTTGCTTCAGGTAGATCCTCACAGTCCAGCTCTGAGCTGCAGATTCATCTGGAGAAACTTCAAAAAGCTttggaggagaggaagcaaCTGGAAGAACCTACCCAGCTAACCTATAAACCCATCAGCAATCTGCCGGCTTCTTCATCTGGAACCAAGGGAGAGCATCACCAAGATCTCCACAACAACATCTGCCTCCTCCTCAAGGTCCTCGGTGATCAGCACCAGAGAATATCTGAGCTCCAGGCCTCTCTGCAAGAAGAGAGGGGCCGTAAAGAGGATAGCAAGGTCCAAGCGGTCCAAGGGATGTTGCAGGATGTCAAGGGATTACCACCAAATGTTCAGCTCCAGCTGGAGACTCTCCACAAGGCgctgagggagaagaagaaggcgTGTAGAAGCCTGGAGGAGAAGCTGGCCTctgctctttcacacacaccctcccctGACACGACACGGAGAG CTCTGGAGCAGGATGACAAAGGCGTGCAGGTGGATTTTCAGGACCTGGGTTACGAAACCAGTGGCAAGAGTGAGAACGATAGGGAAGAGAGCAGTAGCACAG ATCTAGAGGTTGGTGTGAAGCCCAGCTGCAGTGCCTCTAGCCTGCCCTCTCTGCTGAAACACGAACAGGCCAACTACTCCTCAACAGACAACCTGGACTCCACCTCCAGCACCCCGTACCCGAGCTCCCCAGCTTTCAGCTCAGCCAAG gtcAGTCTGAAAGGCCTGCAGGTCTATGACGAGTATGGCGTGTCTGAGGACCCTCACCAGCTACAGGGACAAGTCAAAGAGCTCAAGGTCCAGCTGGAAACCCAGACCAAACTCATCCTGCAAATGCAAAGTCTTCTCCGTAGGAACTCTCTTTGCAGTGACCAAGTTGCCAACACTCCAGATCAAGTAACTCTCAGGGATCAAGAGGGAACGCATAGAGACAACCATGGCCAGGATAGAGGCTACAGAAGTGGGCAGCCTGGGGAGAAAAAGGAGGGGGAGAACCAGGCGTTGAAGGATAAAACCAGCCATCTGAATGTGGAAGTGGAAGGAGAGAAGATGCAGAGCAGAAGATTGAgtgatcagctgcagcagacacGCAGCCGCTCTACATCTCCTGCTAG ACTGGACTCCCTGGTGCAGTCACAGGCCAGGGAGCTGTCACAACTGAGGCAGCAGATTAAAGAGAGCCGCAGGCTGGGATCCATGCAGCGCCGgcagctggaggagctgaacAAGGCCTTCAGGGAGCTGCTGCAGACAAACAAAGTGGACTACTACATGGGCGAGGTGGTGAAAGAGCAACTGGACAAGAGCCTGGGCATCCTGGACAGGCTGGAGGGACGACTGGACAAAG GAGACTCTCATCTGGATAACGAGGACGTAGCGGCTCTGGAGCTGTCACGCAG GCTGGCTAAAGAGCTGCAGGAAAAGAACCGTGTGATCCAGAGCCTGCAGAGCCAGTTAAGAGGCCAAAGTCCCAGCAGCCACCACAGCTCACACTCGGATCTGTACTCAGACAgaaactcctcctcttcctgctacAGCAGCCCGACCACACAGGGCGGCAGTCGAACCCACA GTTTAGGTCAGAGACCCCTCGCCGATTGGACAGGATCAACCGTCCGTCCTGTGGGAGGAGCTCAGGAGGAAGGAGGCGTGTCTGAAGCCGGCAGACTGCAGGGCCTCCACAGGGAGAAAGGCAGGCTACAGGAGCAGCTGAGGGACAGCGAGGAGCTCAACGCCACCCTGCGCAGTGAACTGGACCTGCACCGCTCCATCATGGCCCAGACCAGCTTCCACCATCAGGAGCAGGATCACAAACAAGACCAGGACAGAGCAGGGCCTCTGGTGGACTCACCCAAACAGGATGGAGATGTCGGCTCGCAGAAGAAGTCTGCAGATGATTCTCGCACGATGAATTCAG ATTTGCTTGCAGAACATCTGCAGGAGATCAGAGCTTTGCGGCTGCGCCTGGAGGAGAGCATCCGCACCAACGACCTTCTCAGAGAGCAGCTGGAGAAGAGACTGGCCGAGGTGGAGAAAGACCCAG CGGCCACCAACATCTTCATCCAAGGCAACGAGGAGCAGGGTCAGCTAGCCAATGAGATGCGATACCTCTGGGGACAAAACCAAGCCCTGAAGGAGCAGCTCAGCATGGGCTCCAGAG acaaacaaaaagagaacgAGAAGCTGCGCGAGTCTCTGGCCCGACGCACGGCCAAACTGGAGCAGAGCAGGAAGGAGTGCGACATTCTGAGGCAGGAAAACAGCCGCCTGCAGGAGAGGCTGGAGCTCAACAACCAGGAGAACGCCGCGCTGCAGGATTCACTGCACTACAGCAAGGAAGAGCTGCACAG GTTACAGATTGAGGTGAAGCTCCAGAGGCAGCAGCTGTCTGACTCCCAGCATCTCCTGCAGTCTCTGCGTGTGGAGCTGCAAGTCTACGAGAAGATCAAGACGGACGCTCGGAAACAGAACG AATCCAGTGAGGCCGCCCAAGATCCCATGTCCGTCCCTCCGTCCTCTGGCCCCCTGGACCTGAgcgagctgctgcaggagatcCGACACCTGAGGCTGCAGCTGGAGAGGAGCATCCAGACCAACACGGCTCTGAGGCAAAGACTAGAGGAACAGCTGCTCCGAGGACCCAACCGCTCTGAGACCATCAACATCAACTACCTGCTGTCCTcaccag aagaaggaggaagatcACCTGGAAGGGAAGGCTGTGATCCTCACTCACTTCAGGGTCATACTGAACACACAGGTGTCCTCCATG GTGAGAGACTCCGGGCTCATTCAGACGGTGGCTCactcagcagcagctccagcgaAAGTGTCTCCGGCGCTCCTTCCCGCCTCGTGCCGGGTCACCGCATGTGGGCCAACCGCACCGGCCGCCACGTCCTGGGTCTGATCGAGGACTACAACGCTCTCCGTAAGCAGATCTCGGAGGGACGGAAGCTGTCGCGCAACATGGAAGCACAGCTGCAGGAGTGTCTGCACGCCGTCAGACAGCAGGGCTCTGACAACAAG GTGATGGAGCAGCAGCATCTGAAGAGTTTGTGTGGCAGTGTGAACACCATGCAGCAGGTGTTAGACGAGGCCGGTCGGCTGCTCAAACTGGTGTGGAGAGTCTCTCTGCCGGCCAGCCCCGCAGCCGGAGACGGAAGCAACAACCAGCAG GATGAGCTGCTGAAAAACGAGATAGCCAGACTGAAGAGCAGACTGTCACAGCAAGAGAGGATGCTGAGCGGAGCCGTGAAGCGCCTGCGATCAACCAACCAGCTCAAAGAGGGAATGGAGCGAGTCATCATCGACCAGC TATATGTGACCCACGGGGTGTTGAAGAAAGCCCGGGGTAATCTAGAG gaGGTTCCAGTCAGTGGCCTGTAG